A stretch of Lathyrus oleraceus cultivar Zhongwan6 chromosome 6, CAAS_Psat_ZW6_1.0, whole genome shotgun sequence DNA encodes these proteins:
- the LOC127094710 gene encoding uncharacterized protein LOC127094710, which translates to MKENLTKKRRYTDEETIHLGASCCAIIQRALPQKEKDHGRVTLPITIGNVNVRKALIYLSSNIKLLSLSVIKQIGNLDMKHKKMTLQIAEKSITRLSGITKDILVKVDKFMFSIDFMVMNIEANDEVTLNLGQSFTKTTILMVDVDDGLMNVIVQDEEVNFSLFEEIKHPNNKGVCFKIDADDEGSIYIRKQTGEKNKNKRRLGSV; encoded by the coding sequence ATGAAGGAAAACCTCACAAAGAAAAGGAGGTACACAGATGAAGAAACAATCCATTTAGGTGCTAGTTGTTGTGCCATTATTCAAAGAGCCCTTCCGCAGAAAGAAAAAGATCATGGAAGAGTTACGCTACCTATTACCATAGGAAACGTAAATGTTCGAAAAGCATTGATTTATCTCAGTTCTAACATAAAGCTTTTATCATTATCAGTGATTAAGCAGATAGGAAATCTTGACATGAAACATAAAAAGATGACATTACAAATAGCAGAAAAATCCATCACTCGTCTGTCAGGGATAACAAAAGACATTTTGGTTAAAGTTGACAAATTTATGTTCTCTATAGATTTTATGGTGATGAATATTGAAGCAAATGATGAAGTTACTCTAAATTTAGGCCAATCCTTCACGAAAACAACAATATTGATGGTAGATGTTGATGATGGATTAATGAACGTTATAGTTCAGGATGAAGAGGTCAATTTCAGTTTGTTTGAAGAAATAAAGCATCCAAATAACAAGGGAGTATGTTTCAAAATTGATGCTGACGATGAAGGAAGCATTTATATAAGAAAGCAAACTGGggagaaaaataaaaataaaaggagATTGGGGAGTGTCTAA